A stretch of Oscillospiraceae bacterium DNA encodes these proteins:
- a CDS encoding M28 family peptidase, which yields MTYCPKLRKNKMNKIYQNLKRHMEKLCLECGPRQCGSAGEKMASDYIESEFRKLGYETFREEFSTIGWNCTEFSFRNVTKNRKIEFATAGYFSNSVDIEAPLVWLTGIELNKLDTMDLKGKLCFVEAHIISIGGGMNAVAELLDSYGAAGAVFVSSEHTAYMPSTKLPRSPLMKTMATVTVNQTAAYDLYANRNDIYRLKITAEKFDHVSCNVVARRNGGAKKGVIGAHYDTAPFIQGASDDASGTCGVIELARIFKDKYPDWSFDFCAFSAEEYIVDNYPEGSKDYVKRHKNEDIKWFVNLDGMGGIMADRVLEISHGENLPSFNVEASVTRNAVLSGDDKTFSQNGIPTVWLKEKLIYSLLHTELDNMDNVDIERMAQHTTDYVKIIDTLANCEKYN from the coding sequence ATGACGTACTGTCCGAAACTGAGAAAAAATAAAATGAATAAGATTTACCAGAACTTAAAACGTCACATGGAAAAGCTGTGCCTTGAATGCGGACCCCGTCAGTGCGGTTCGGCAGGCGAAAAAATGGCATCGGACTATATTGAGAGCGAATTCAGAAAGCTCGGATATGAAACATTCCGCGAGGAATTTTCCACTATCGGCTGGAACTGTACCGAGTTTTCATTCCGGAATGTGACAAAAAACCGCAAAATCGAATTTGCCACTGCGGGATATTTTTCCAATTCTGTGGATATCGAGGCACCTCTTGTGTGGCTTACGGGCATAGAGCTGAATAAGCTTGACACAATGGACCTAAAAGGCAAGCTCTGCTTTGTGGAAGCGCACATAATTTCTATCGGAGGGGGAATGAACGCCGTTGCCGAGCTGTTGGATTCATATGGCGCGGCGGGCGCGGTATTTGTTTCTTCCGAGCATACGGCATATATGCCCAGCACTAAGCTTCCCCGTTCGCCTTTGATGAAAACCATGGCGACAGTTACGGTCAATCAGACCGCCGCATATGATTTGTATGCCAACCGCAACGACATTTACCGCTTGAAAATAACGGCGGAAAAATTTGACCATGTTTCCTGCAACGTTGTTGCACGTCGGAACGGCGGAGCAAAAAAGGGTGTAATCGGTGCTCATTACGATACCGCACCGTTTATCCAGGGCGCAAGCGACGATGCCTCAGGTACCTGCGGAGTTATTGAGCTTGCGCGTATCTTCAAGGATAAATATCCCGACTGGTCATTTGATTTCTGCGCTTTTTCGGCAGAGGAATACATAGTTGACAATTACCCCGAGGGCAGTAAGGATTATGTTAAGCGCCACAAGAACGAGGATATAAAATGGTTTGTAAATCTTGACGGCATGGGCGGTATCATGGCTGACAGAGTGCTTGAAATATCCCACGGCGAGAATCTTCCTTCTTTCAATGTTGAGGCGAGTGTGACGCGGAATGCGGTTCTGTCGGGAGATGACAAGACATTCTCGCAAAACGGTATTCCTACCGTATGGCTTAAAGAAAAACTGATATATTCACTGCTCCATACCGAGCTGGATAATATGGATAATGTGGATATAGAAAGAATGGCACAGCATACAACGGACTACGTAAAAATAATTGATACACTCGCAAATTGCGAAAAATATAATTGA
- a CDS encoding carbon-nitrogen hydrolase family protein: protein MDTKWNVIEKNDSVIVEENAGKLLLRMNSDVWSHINLVSNYFDCEQNKIYKINIDADGGKTDFRTLVQFFNKNDLPLYEAGGHIREENYGYRMYVKSGEEVCAPEGMDCFSVSVVVCSDKKEEISLGDVTYEYVKDYQPKNVRICAIGDDVMPREALGSQYDLTMAYCKKIDEIVAKEKPDLIVLTEHFHNMAVRNLTLENRFLPPDSEIIKLISDKAKQHGIYICGSYHILENGCRYNRAILFDRQGKNIAQYDKTHLTIMEYEWGIKRGNEIVCVDTDIGRIGFMICWDVFFPEISRMYFVKGCDILVLPTRGNARCQNNAAAFTSASYIVAAAYAPDTTCIFDKNGDVVDEAGERGYTIATVDINKPRWRARLSVGLYYGEGKDVFMNERRPDIYDVLSETEKK from the coding sequence ATGGATACAAAATGGAATGTTATCGAAAAAAATGACAGCGTAATTGTTGAAGAAAACGCCGGAAAGCTTTTGCTCCGCATGAACAGTGATGTGTGGTCTCACATCAACCTTGTCAGCAATTACTTTGACTGTGAACAGAATAAGATATATAAAATCAACATCGATGCCGACGGCGGAAAAACCGATTTCAGAACCCTAGTTCAGTTTTTCAATAAAAATGACCTGCCGCTTTACGAGGCAGGAGGACATATCCGCGAAGAAAATTACGGATATCGTATGTATGTGAAAAGCGGGGAAGAGGTGTGTGCTCCGGAAGGAATGGACTGCTTCTCGGTTTCCGTTGTCGTGTGTTCCGATAAAAAGGAAGAAATATCGCTTGGCGATGTAACATACGAATATGTAAAGGATTATCAGCCCAAAAATGTACGTATCTGCGCAATAGGCGACGACGTTATGCCCCGTGAGGCACTTGGATCTCAGTATGACCTTACCATGGCATACTGCAAAAAAATAGATGAAATTGTGGCAAAAGAAAAGCCCGACCTCATTGTGCTTACTGAGCATTTTCACAATATGGCTGTGCGCAATCTGACGCTTGAAAACAGATTTCTCCCACCCGACAGCGAGATTATAAAGCTTATTTCCGATAAAGCGAAACAGCATGGCATATACATCTGCGGTTCGTATCATATCCTTGAAAACGGCTGTCGCTATAACAGAGCCATACTTTTTGACCGTCAAGGCAAAAATATTGCTCAGTACGATAAAACCCATCTTACTATTATGGAATACGAATGGGGAATAAAGCGCGGAAACGAAATAGTATGCGTTGATACCGACATCGGACGAATTGGCTTTATGATATGCTGGGATGTTTTCTTCCCTGAAATCAGCCGTATGTACTTTGTGAAAGGCTGTGACATACTGGTGCTTCCTACAAGAGGAAATGCAAGATGTCAGAACAACGCGGCGGCATTTACAAGTGCTTCCTACATTGTAGCTGCGGCGTATGCACCCGATACCACCTGCATTTTTGATAAAAACGGAGACGTGGTCGATGAGGCAGGGGAGAGAGGCTATACAATAGCTACTGTTGATATAAACAAACCCCGTTGGCGCGCACGTCTTTCGGTGGGACTTTACTACGGCGAGGGAAAGGATGTGTTCATGAACGAACGCCGCCCCGATATATATGACGTACTGTCCGAAACTGAGAAAAAATAA
- a CDS encoding GNAT family N-acetyltransferase, with product MSEEIKIVKADASHYDDVKRIMVQAWTPIRKSKHERIGEDIASFNAVGDWKENQFSTIKERIDAGCGYVALVDANVAGFVTYRDADSIGDMIQIGYNAVDTSYKGRGLGTKMYDLVLGEAKKNGYKYARVHTDLDDNHAPARRSYAKAGFDRGLEEIIYYMHLDKRPDVKVNEDVVMVPATEKHLDEILKITVAAWTPIYDLRKKLLGEQLHKRLFTGWEIPKCESVKKAVLANEVYAAMLNGKVVGFITVRISGPNGEMLTLCNNAVNPEYAGKGIGSAMYKFVLDKAQENGAKYASVHTGLDDAHAPARKAYERVGFDRNTSIGSVNYYQMF from the coding sequence ATGAGTGAAGAAATAAAAATCGTCAAGGCCGATGCATCACATTATGATGATGTAAAAAGAATAATGGTTCAGGCATGGACGCCTATCAGAAAATCAAAGCACGAAAGAATAGGAGAAGACATAGCTTCTTTTAATGCAGTGGGGGACTGGAAAGAAAATCAGTTTTCAACCATAAAAGAACGAATTGATGCGGGTTGCGGATATGTAGCGCTGGTTGACGCAAACGTAGCGGGATTTGTTACTTACCGTGATGCCGACAGTATAGGCGACATGATACAGATAGGCTATAACGCTGTTGATACCTCCTATAAGGGCAGAGGGCTTGGGACAAAAATGTATGACCTCGTGCTGGGCGAGGCTAAGAAGAACGGCTATAAATACGCCAGGGTTCATACCGACCTTGATGACAATCATGCTCCTGCACGCCGATCCTATGCTAAGGCAGGCTTTGACAGAGGGCTTGAAGAAATTATTTACTATATGCACCTCGATAAGAGACCCGATGTCAAGGTTAATGAAGATGTTGTAATGGTACCTGCGACAGAGAAACATCTTGATGAAATTCTGAAAATAACCGTAGCGGCATGGACTCCCATATATGACTTGCGTAAGAAATTGCTCGGCGAACAGCTTCATAAGCGTTTGTTCACCGGATGGGAAATACCAAAGTGCGAAAGCGTTAAAAAAGCCGTTCTGGCAAACGAGGTATATGCCGCAATGCTGAACGGCAAGGTTGTAGGCTTTATTACCGTACGCATATCAGGTCCTAACGGCGAAATGCTGACTCTTTGTAACAATGCGGTAAATCCCGAGTATGCCGGTAAGGGGATTGGCAGTGCAATGTATAAATTTGTTTTGGATAAAGCACAGGAAAATGGGGCAAAATACGCAAGCGTACATACAGGATTGGACGATGCTCATGCGCCTGCCCGAAAGGCATATGAAAGAGTCGGCTTTGACCGTAATACCTCTATTGGCTCTGTAAACTATTATCAGATGTTTTGA
- a CDS encoding DUF1015 domain-containing protein — protein sequence MAEIKTFKALRFTDKAGDIAKNVCPPYDIISDAQRVEYLNDSRYNIIRLELPKGDDPYAQAGETLEKWLQDGILKQDDKDGLYIYEEEFEAYGQKYTIRGMVCLVKLEEFSKGVVLPHEETLSKAKTDRFNLMSATYCNFSQIYSMYIDETNEISGKVNEIGNRKPDIEFKTADGVIQRLWVSQNDADNEFITSRFKDKQLYIADGHHRYETALNFKKKMIEDGTLTDETQGGNYVMMFLIDIDNPGLVIFPTHRFVRDLANYDEAKTVEGIKKYFDVEKINGIDKLDETLRKSDDKRTYAYYTGKDYYYLCRIKDESIVKQKLADKSEAYCSLDVTALHTLILEEVFGIDKENMAKQINLTYTRDFSEAIEKVKDGTFQCSFILNSTKIHQIKDVALAGEKMPQKSTYFYPKLITGLVMNKLK from the coding sequence ATGGCAGAAATCAAAACCTTCAAAGCCTTGAGATTTACCGATAAAGCGGGCGACATTGCCAAAAACGTATGTCCGCCGTATGATATTATCAGCGATGCGCAGCGAGTGGAGTACCTCAATGACAGCCGGTACAACATTATACGTCTTGAGCTTCCTAAGGGTGATGACCCATACGCGCAGGCAGGCGAAACTCTTGAAAAATGGCTGCAAGACGGCATTCTCAAGCAGGACGACAAGGACGGTCTTTACATCTACGAGGAAGAGTTTGAGGCTTACGGTCAAAAATACACCATTCGAGGAATGGTATGCCTTGTTAAGCTTGAAGAGTTCTCAAAAGGAGTTGTACTTCCTCATGAGGAAACACTTTCGAAAGCAAAAACCGACCGTTTCAACCTTATGAGCGCTACCTACTGTAACTTTTCTCAGATATATTCCATGTATATCGATGAAACCAACGAGATAAGCGGTAAAGTAAACGAAATCGGAAACCGCAAGCCCGATATTGAATTCAAGACAGCCGACGGTGTTATCCAGAGACTTTGGGTGAGCCAGAACGATGCAGACAACGAATTCATTACATCGCGTTTTAAAGACAAGCAGCTTTACATTGCAGACGGTCATCATCGTTACGAGACTGCACTCAACTTCAAAAAGAAGATGATTGAAGACGGTACTCTTACCGATGAGACCCAGGGCGGCAACTATGTAATGATGTTCCTTATCGACATTGACAATCCCGGTCTGGTTATATTCCCCACCCACCGTTTTGTACGCGACCTTGCAAATTATGACGAGGCTAAAACGGTTGAAGGTATCAAAAAGTACTTTGATGTGGAGAAAATAAACGGCATAGATAAGCTGGACGAAACTCTCAGAAAAAGTGACGACAAAAGAACCTACGCTTATTATACCGGCAAGGATTATTACTACCTATGCCGCATAAAGGACGAAAGCATTGTCAAGCAGAAGCTTGCCGACAAATCCGAAGCATACTGTTCTCTGGATGTTACCGCACTTCATACTCTTATTCTGGAGGAAGTATTCGGAATCGACAAGGAAAACATGGCAAAGCAGATAAACCTGACCTATACACGCGACTTCAGCGAAGCTATTGAAAAGGTCAAGGATGGTACCTTCCAGTGCAGCTTTATACTTAACTCCACCAAGATTCATCAGATAAAGGACGTGGCTCTGGCGGGCGAAAAAATGCCTCAGAAATCCACCTACTTCTATCCCAAGCTTATCACCGGTCTTGTAATGAATAAGCTTAAATAA
- a CDS encoding valine--tRNA ligase, whose protein sequence is MAKELNKVYNPKDFEDRLYAEWTEKGYFTPSEDHTKKPFSIVIPPPNVTGQLHMGHALNNTLQDIIIRTKRMQGYNALWVPGTDHAGIATQIKVEEDLRVNHNGLTRYDLGREEFLKRVWEWKGKYGDRIISQLKKLGSSCDWTRERFTMDETCSKAVKKTFITLFNKGLIYKGYRIINWCPKCATALSDAEVDYKELDGNFWHIRYPIEGTDDYMIVATTRPETMLGDTGIAVHPEDERYAHLVGKYAILPLVGRRIPIVADEYVDKEFGTGCVKMTPCHDPNDFEVGKRHNLEQIKVIDEEAKINKNGGVYEGLDRYEARKKIVEDLEKGGYLVKVEPHVHNVGHCYRCKTVVEPTASEQWFVSMKPLAKPAIDIVKSGELEYIPERFAKIYLNWMENIQDWCISRQLWWGHRIPVYYCQDCGEIIAAEDTPDVCPKCGCKEFKQEEDVLDTWFSSALWPFSTLGWPEKTTDLEYFYPTNVLVTAYDIITFWVSKMIFSALEFMDEKPFKYVLIHGLVRDEQGRKMSKSLGNGIDPLEIVDQYGADALRFTLATGNSPGNDMRFSEKRVEASRNFANKIWNAARFIMMNLDIESFTDPVVSELEDEDKWILNAYNTLVSEVTENIDKYELGIAVSKLYDFIWDVFCDWYIELVKPRLNDKGSKTNAVAQNTIVYVFSNTLKLLHPIMPFITEEIWLTLPHEGESIMISAWPVAKDEFNFAPETEKINCIIDAIKAIRNRRAEMNVAPSKKAHVYIETANKDIYKGSGVFFEKLASASGITLTDDYSDENSVTIITDNAKFYIPLNEMLDFAKELERLTKEKEKTQGEIDRIEKKLSNQAFVAKAPAAVVAAENEKLEKYKETLANILSAIERIK, encoded by the coding sequence ATGGCAAAAGAATTGAACAAGGTATATAATCCCAAGGATTTCGAGGACAGACTGTATGCAGAATGGACTGAAAAAGGTTATTTTACTCCCTCGGAAGATCATACAAAGAAGCCCTTTTCCATCGTTATTCCGCCCCCAAATGTAACAGGTCAGCTTCACATGGGTCACGCACTCAACAACACTCTGCAGGATATTATTATCCGTACCAAGCGTATGCAGGGCTACAATGCGCTGTGGGTGCCCGGTACAGACCATGCGGGCATTGCTACCCAGATAAAGGTTGAGGAGGACCTGAGAGTAAATCACAACGGTCTTACCCGTTACGACCTGGGACGCGAAGAATTTCTCAAGCGTGTTTGGGAATGGAAAGGCAAATACGGCGACCGTATTATCAGTCAGCTCAAAAAGCTGGGATCCAGCTGTGACTGGACACGCGAGCGCTTCACAATGGACGAAACCTGCTCAAAGGCGGTTAAAAAGACTTTTATCACCCTTTTCAACAAAGGACTTATATACAAGGGCTACCGTATTATAAACTGGTGCCCCAAGTGTGCAACCGCTCTTTCCGACGCGGAGGTAGATTACAAAGAGCTTGACGGCAATTTCTGGCATATCAGATATCCCATTGAGGGAACAGATGATTATATGATAGTTGCCACAACACGTCCCGAAACCATGCTGGGTGATACAGGCATCGCCGTTCATCCCGAGGATGAAAGATATGCTCACCTTGTAGGTAAGTACGCAATTCTTCCCCTTGTGGGCAGAAGAATCCCCATTGTAGCAGACGAATATGTTGACAAGGAATTCGGTACGGGATGCGTTAAGATGACTCCCTGCCACGACCCCAACGACTTTGAGGTAGGCAAGCGTCACAACCTTGAACAGATTAAAGTTATTGACGAGGAAGCCAAAATCAACAAAAACGGCGGTGTTTACGAAGGTCTTGACCGTTACGAAGCACGTAAAAAGATTGTGGAAGATCTTGAAAAAGGCGGATATCTGGTAAAGGTAGAGCCTCATGTACACAACGTTGGTCACTGCTACCGTTGCAAGACGGTCGTTGAGCCTACTGCTTCCGAACAATGGTTCGTTTCCATGAAACCTCTTGCAAAGCCTGCTATTGACATTGTAAAAAGCGGCGAGCTTGAGTATATCCCCGAAAGATTTGCAAAAATATATCTCAACTGGATGGAAAACATTCAGGACTGGTGCATTTCCCGTCAGCTTTGGTGGGGTCACCGTATTCCGGTTTATTACTGTCAGGATTGCGGTGAGATTATTGCCGCTGAGGACACGCCCGATGTTTGTCCCAAGTGCGGATGCAAGGAGTTCAAGCAGGAGGAGGACGTTCTGGATACATGGTTCTCGTCCGCTTTGTGGCCCTTCTCTACTCTGGGCTGGCCCGAAAAGACCACCGACCTGGAGTATTTCTACCCCACAAACGTACTTGTTACAGCATATGACATAATCACATTCTGGGTAAGTAAGATGATATTCTCCGCACTGGAATTCATGGATGAAAAGCCCTTCAAATACGTTCTCATCCATGGCCTGGTACGCGACGAGCAAGGACGCAAGATGTCCAAATCTCTGGGCAATGGTATTGACCCGCTTGAAATCGTTGACCAGTACGGTGCAGATGCGCTGAGATTTACCCTTGCAACAGGCAACTCCCCCGGAAATGACATGAGATTCTCCGAAAAGCGTGTTGAAGCCTCCAGAAACTTTGCCAACAAAATCTGGAATGCAGCAAGATTTATCATGATGAATCTTGATATTGAAAGCTTCACCGACCCTGTGGTAAGCGAGCTTGAAGATGAGGACAAATGGATTCTCAACGCTTACAACACACTGGTAAGCGAAGTTACCGAAAACATCGACAAATACGAATTAGGTATTGCAGTTTCCAAGCTGTACGACTTTATATGGGACGTATTCTGCGACTGGTACATTGAACTTGTAAAGCCCCGTCTTAACGACAAAGGCTCCAAAACAAATGCTGTTGCACAGAACACCATTGTTTACGTGTTCTCCAACACATTAAAGCTTTTACATCCCATTATGCCGTTTATCACAGAAGAAATCTGGCTCACATTGCCTCATGAGGGCGAAAGCATTATGATTTCCGCTTGGCCGGTTGCGAAGGATGAATTCAACTTTGCACCCGAAACCGAAAAGATAAACTGCATAATTGATGCCATTAAGGCTATAAGAAACCGCCGTGCCGAAATGAACGTTGCCCCCTCCAAAAAGGCGCATGTTTATATCGAAACCGCAAACAAGGATATTTACAAGGGAAGCGGCGTGTTCTTTGAAAAGCTGGCTTCCGCTTCGGGCATCACTCTTACCGATGATTACTCCGACGAAAATTCGGTAACCATAATCACAGATAATGCAAAATTCTACATTCCGCTTAACGAAATGCTGGACTTCGCAAAAGAGCTGGAGCGTCTGACTAAAGAGAAGGAAAAGACACAAGGCGAGATAGACCGTATTGAAAAGAAGCTTTCCAATCAGGCATTTGTAGCAAAAGCGCCTGCAGCCGTTGTTGCCGCAGAGAACGAAAAGCTTGAAAAATACAAAGAAACTCTTGCCAACATTCTGAGTGCTATTGAAAGAATAAAATGA
- a CDS encoding bifunctional folylpolyglutamate synthase/dihydrofolate synthase — protein sequence MNYTEALNYIHGAKKFPKTGLERFKSFLNLIGNPHKKLKFIHVAGTNGKGSTCAMLSSVLSCAGYKTGLFISPFIVRFNERISINQINIPDDTLARLCEYIVPFNKQNAALGYEELAEFEINTAIAFLYFLEEKCDVVVLETGMGGRLDATNVQDPLLSVITLIDYDHMAILGDTIEKIAYEKSGIVKPHVPVVMYPVQSEGAYNTVKTAAHTNQTQIFMPDTTSLSDISSDGLGSDFIYFGKSYRVSLPGKHQVYNALTVLEALKHLEGFDISEDDIKNGLSDVRFPARMEKLCDTPLVYFDGAHNISGAKMLYDNIKAIFPDSELILVLGVLKEKGVSMFEPLIRHANQVINVTPDSYRSMDSVEALQETLQYTSSAVSYDSIPQALRYAHDRAKLLSKPLIVCTGSLYLASDIKNYYSRII from the coding sequence ATGAACTACACCGAAGCGCTGAACTATATTCACGGCGCAAAGAAATTTCCCAAAACAGGACTTGAACGCTTTAAAAGCTTTTTAAATCTCATAGGAAATCCGCACAAGAAGCTGAAATTCATACACGTGGCAGGCACTAACGGAAAGGGCTCAACCTGCGCCATGCTTTCCTCGGTGCTGTCATGTGCGGGGTATAAAACCGGGCTTTTCATATCCCCTTTCATAGTCCGTTTCAACGAGCGCATTTCCATAAATCAGATTAATATTCCCGATGATACTCTTGCAAGGCTGTGCGAGTATATTGTGCCATTCAATAAGCAAAATGCGGCTCTTGGCTACGAGGAGCTTGCCGAGTTCGAGATAAATACAGCCATTGCATTTCTTTATTTTCTTGAAGAAAAGTGCGATGTGGTTGTGTTGGAAACAGGTATGGGCGGACGTCTGGACGCCACCAATGTTCAAGACCCTTTACTATCGGTTATAACGCTTATTGACTATGACCATATGGCAATACTTGGCGACACCATAGAAAAAATCGCCTACGAAAAAAGCGGTATAGTAAAACCGCATGTGCCTGTGGTAATGTACCCGGTTCAATCTGAGGGTGCTTATAACACTGTAAAAACAGCGGCGCATACAAATCAAACGCAGATTTTCATGCCCGACACAACTTCTCTATCGGACATATCTTCGGATGGTCTGGGCTCTGATTTTATATATTTTGGAAAAAGCTACCGCGTATCTTTACCGGGCAAGCATCAGGTATATAACGCGTTGACCGTATTGGAAGCACTGAAGCATCTTGAAGGCTTTGATATTTCGGAGGACGACATAAAAAACGGCCTTTCGGATGTACGTTTCCCCGCAAGAATGGAAAAGCTGTGTGATACTCCCCTTGTGTATTTCGACGGTGCACACAACATTTCGGGGGCAAAAATGCTGTATGACAACATAAAAGCAATTTTCCCCGACAGTGAGCTTATCCTGGTACTGGGCGTTCTCAAGGAAAAAGGTGTAAGCATGTTTGAGCCCCTGATACGGCATGCAAATCAGGTAATAAACGTTACTCCCGACAGTTATCGTTCAATGGACAGCGTTGAAGCGTTGCAGGAAACCTTGCAATATACATCAAGCGCCGTTTCTTATGACAGTATACCGCAAGCTCTGCGATATGCACATGACCGGGCAAAGCTTTTGAGCAAACCACTGATTGTGTGCACGGGGTCATTATATCTGGCTTCGGATATAAAAAATTACTATTCGCGCATAATATGA
- a CDS encoding STAS domain-containing protein, producing MPNVIRKENGVMTVKITGDIDHHTCKDLRNEIDSILLCESPECMLFDLTECDFMDSSGLGLILGRFRKCTENGCEFKIVNPSGKTLKILRMAGVDKLIKVESIEI from the coding sequence ATGCCGAATGTTATCCGAAAAGAAAACGGTGTTATGACAGTAAAAATCACGGGAGATATAGACCATCACACTTGCAAGGATTTGCGGAACGAAATTGACAGTATACTTTTATGCGAATCACCCGAATGTATGCTATTCGACCTTACCGAGTGCGATTTTATGGATAGTTCAGGGCTGGGGCTTATTTTGGGAAGATTCCGAAAATGCACGGAAAACGGATGTGAATTCAAAATAGTGAATCCAAGCGGAAAAACCCTTAAAATACTTCGCATGGCGGGAGTTGACAAACTTATCAAGGTTGAAAGTATTGAAATATGA
- a CDS encoding anti-sigma F factor: MKAVNEFKIRFVSKSENEAFSRIVITAFTAQFSPTVEDIADIKTAVSEAVTNCVVHAYRDTVGYIQLSAQYFENGKLRITIKDNGCGIQDVDTARTAMFTTDAENERSGMGFSIMESFTDKLKVKSVVGKGTTVIMEKKIGCKHST, translated from the coding sequence ATGAAAGCAGTAAATGAATTTAAAATACGTTTTGTTTCAAAAAGCGAAAACGAAGCATTTTCCCGAATAGTTATAACAGCATTCACGGCACAGTTCTCTCCGACGGTAGAGGACATTGCCGACATAAAGACTGCCGTATCGGAAGCGGTTACCAACTGCGTAGTGCACGCCTACCGTGATACGGTAGGTTACATACAGCTTTCAGCACAGTATTTTGAAAACGGGAAACTGAGAATTACCATAAAGGATAACGGTTGCGGCATACAGGATGTAGACACAGCGCGAACGGCGATGTTCACCACCGATGCAGAAAACGAACGCAGCGGTATGGGCTTTTCAATAATGGAAAGTTTTACCGACAAACTGAAGGTAAAATCTGTTGTAGGCAAAGGCACTACCGTAATTATGGAGAAAAAAATCGGATGCAAACACAGCACATAA
- a CDS encoding sigma-70 family RNA polymerase sigma factor — translation MQTQHINDYKAINAARNGDEAALAQIIESNLGLVRRLAVRFTDRGTEYEDLVQIGTIGMIKAIRKFDISYNTAFSTYAVPMIIGEIKRFLRDDGIIKIGRTAKKNASDIAHFCHEYRNANGCEPTIDEIITSLGLTKEDAVFALEATQPVSSIYRNDDDDSPGVEDIVGEQDEIEKLCDNLSLRESLSQLEASERMLITLRYFKNLTQQQTAKVMGCSQVKISREEKRIFQKLKKYL, via the coding sequence ATGCAAACACAGCACATAAACGATTATAAAGCGATTAACGCCGCCCGCAACGGCGACGAGGCAGCCTTGGCACAAATAATAGAGTCAAATCTAGGGCTTGTACGACGGTTGGCGGTTCGTTTTACAGACCGCGGAACCGAGTACGAAGATTTAGTACAAATTGGCACCATAGGCATGATAAAAGCTATCCGCAAATTTGATATATCGTACAACACAGCCTTTTCCACATATGCGGTTCCTATGATAATTGGTGAAATAAAGCGCTTTTTGCGGGACGACGGCATTATCAAGATAGGCCGCACCGCAAAAAAAAACGCATCCGATATTGCACATTTCTGCCACGAATACAGAAATGCCAACGGATGCGAGCCAACTATTGATGAAATTATTACTTCACTGGGACTTACAAAGGAGGACGCTGTTTTTGCTTTGGAAGCCACACAGCCCGTTTCTTCTATTTACAGAAATGATGATGATGATTCGCCCGGTGTTGAGGATATAGTGGGCGAACAAGATGAAATAGAAAAGCTTTGCGATAATTTGTCGCTCAGAGAATCGCTATCACAGCTTGAAGCATCGGAGCGTATGCTCATAACCCTTCGCTACTTCAAAAATCTCACACAACAACAAACTGCAAAGGTCATGGGGTGTTCGCAGGTCAAAATTTCACGGGAGGAAAAACGCATATTTCAGAAACTCAAAAAATATCTTTAG
- a CDS encoding 50S ribosomal protein L17, producing the protein MPGTRKLGRTTDHRMAMLRGMVTLLLEKGSIQTTVTRAKEVRSLTEKMITLGKANTLASKRQALAFITKEDVVKNLFDTIAPSYADRNGGYTRIIKIGPRRGDAAEMAIIELVK; encoded by the coding sequence ATGCCCGGAACAAGAAAACTCGGAAGAACAACTGACCACAGAATGGCAATGCTCCGCGGTATGGTAACACTGCTTTTGGAAAAGGGCAGCATCCAGACCACTGTTACACGTGCTAAAGAAGTCAGAAGTCTTACCGAAAAAATGATAACTCTCGGAAAAGCAAACACACTTGCTTCCAAGAGACAGGCACTCGCCTTCATTACCAAGGAAGACGTTGTTAAGAATCTTTTCGATACTATCGCTCCCTCTTACGCTGACCGTAACGGCGGTTACACCCGTATCATCAAGATCGGTCCCCGTCGCGGTGATGCTGCTGAAATGGCGATAATCGAGCTTGTAAAATAA